In Sphingomonas sp. KC8, the sequence CAGCCGCGCGATCATCCTCTCCCAGCGCTTCGCCTATGGCGCCCCGCAGGATCATCGCACTTTCCGGAAATGTTACGGGATCGGCGGATTCGGCCGGCACTTCTGGCCAGAGCGGAGCGTATGACGGCCATGTCGCCGCGATACAGACCGCCCCGACCAGAAAAAGCGCAGGCCTGAACAGCCTGCGCATCATATCAGCGGGGCGACTTCAACGCGCCCGCAACCAGCTTGTGCAGCTTGGAATGCAGCGCATCGGTCGCGGCCAGAAATTCGCTGCGCTCGACAGCCCTGTCGCCACCGCGGAAATCGGTGACGAATCCGCCGGCTTCGCGCACCAGCAGCATGCCGGCCGCGACGTCCCACTGCGCCAGATCGCTTTCCCAGAAACCATCGAAACGACCAGCCGCCACCCAGGCAAGATCCAGCGATGCAGCGCCAAAGCGGCGAATGCCCGCCACTTCCGGGGCCACAGCGGCGAAAATCGCGCTCCATTGGCGGAAGTCGCCATGGCCGGCATAGGGGATGCCGGTCGCGATCAGCGCGTCCAGCAGATCCCGGCGCGCCGAAACGCGCAGACGGCGATCCTGCAACCACGCGCCCCGGCCCTTTTCGGCCCAGAAGCTTTCGTCGGTCAGCGGCTGATAGATCAGCCCGTGGGTGATTTCCGGCTTGCCGCCAGGGCCGCGCGGATCTTCCACCGCGATCGAAATCGCGAAATGCGGCAAGCCATGCAGGAAATTCGATGTGCCATCGAGCGGATCGACGATCCAGCGTGGCTTGTCCGGATCACCGGCAATCTCGCCGCGTTCCTCCATCACGAAGCCCCAGTCAGGGCGCGCCTTGCGCAGTTCCTCGAACAGGGTTTCTTCGGAACGGCGATCGGCCATCGACACGAAATCAGCCGGGCCTTTGCGGCTTACCTGA encodes:
- a CDS encoding inositol monophosphatase family protein — protein: MVAHSGLITVMERAARKAGPRLRRDFNEVQQLQVSRKGPADFVSMADRRSEETLFEELRKARPDWGFVMEERGEIAGDPDKPRWIVDPLDGTSNFLHGLPHFAISIAVEDPRGPGGKPEITHGLIYQPLTDESFWAEKGRGAWLQDRRLRVSARRDLLDALIATGIPYAGHGDFRQWSAIFAAVAPEVAGIRRFGAASLDLAWVAAGRFDGFWESDLAQWDVAAGMLLVREAGGFVTDFRGGDRAVERSEFLAATDALHSKLHKLVAGALKSPR